The Xanthocytophaga agilis nucleotide sequence TGCATTTTCTATCTGATTTATGTAGTGTTTGAAAATTCTATACTACTAGACTAATTCTATATTGAAATACATTCACTGAGTTAGGTTAACCTATAGATTTGATGCCAATTGGTTCTAATCTAAATGGGGATAAATGAGTTAGTATAAAGTAAATTAAGCTTACCGGGATAGACTCAATCTACTTGGCCGGATTGGGAAACAGCTGTTAGTTCTTCGGCTGAAAAGACCTGATCCATATCCAGCAACATCACAAAGTGCTCTTCTGTCTTGACCAAACCCAGCAGAAATTCAGATCTATATTTAGATCCCAGGCTGGGTGGAGTCTTAATCTGTTCATTCGTGATTTGAAGTACTTCCTGTACACTGTCTACCAAAGCTCCCAAAACGATGGACTGGTTATCAATAGTTACCTGCAGCACTACAATACAGGTATTCACAGTGAAATCAGTGGGGGTCAAACCAAAACGGATGCGTGTGTCAATTACAGGTAAGACTGACCCACGAAGATTGATTATGCCAGAAATATAATTGGGGGTATGAGGAACTCTTGTAATATAGGGTACTTCAAGGATCTCGAGTACTTTCGCCACATTGACAGCAAAAGTTTCCTCTTCAAGACGAAAGGATAAGTAAGAAAGAGGAACACTGGCAGTTTCTACGCTCATAATTCGGTTGATTTATAATTAGTTGATGAATTCACACACAGATTTGGTTGTAAAAGGGAGCTTTGCTGTCAACGAAGAATACTTAAGTGAATGCTTATCTGCGCCTGGCATAAGTGCCTATTTTCTATTCAAAGATAGGCTGAGAATAAATCTCTGTAAATAAGTAGAAAAGACCCTTTTTAGTTGATTACTTCAAGGGGCATGGTAAGTAGTAAGTTTAGGGAAGGTGGACTAGTGATTTATAACTAGTAGGTCAAACTAAAGGATTTATCTGTCTGATTTAGAACGAGAAACCTTAAGTAGTGGGATGAAAACAATCCACGAAAATGCTATGCACAAGAGTAAATCCTACTTCCAAAACAGATTTTCAATCCAACAGATTAAGTTCAGATGCTTTTCTGATAAGTTCTGCTACGTTTTGGGCTGCTAGCTTTCTAAGCAGGTTAGCCCGATGATTAGAGATGGTATACTCGCTGACCACCAGTCGGTCTGCAATCAGTTTGGTGCTAAGTCCCAGTGCCAATAGTTGTAATACTTCCTTTTCGCGTGGAGTTAAACGGATCTCTACACGCTGATGCAGCGAACGAATGGCTTTGAAAGCTGTATTATAGACAGATTCGCTAAAGTACTCCTTTCCCTTAGCTATTTGGTGGATGGCAGTGACAAGTTCTTCCCCCACAGTGGATTTGGGAAGAAAGCCAAGTACACCCTGTTGCATAGCTTCTATAATATATTCTTCCTTATCCTGCATGCTTAGAAAAAGCACTTTTGTCTGAATGGATAACTGGTTGATTTGCTGAACGAGTTCAATCCCATTCAGATTTGGCATGGCAATATCACTAACCAGAACCTGTGGCGCAAATTCTTTGATAAGGGCAAGAGCCTGAACACCATCAGAAGCCTCTCCTAGTATCTGGATAGTAGGATCTTTTTCCAAAATTAACCGGATTCCCTGGCGAACGATGCTATGATCCTCGGCAAGTACTACTGTTATTGGTTTATCCATCTGAATCAGCTTATATATTCAAAAACCAGATAAATCAGGTAAGAACCTGATTCGTTACAGTGATATACAGGATATTGAAAAAAATCAGGCCATCTCCTATATACGCTTCCTTGTCCTTAGATATAGCAGTTGATTGGCTGTATCAGATGAAGTGTGTGGATAAAGGTACTTCAATGTTAATTAAGCAGCCTCTGCCGGTTTGGCTTTCAATAAAGATTCTTCCTTTTAATGTTTCTACCCGAAACCGCATGTTGAGAAGGCCAAATCCTTTTCGATCTGACAAAAGGGTTTTCTGGGGATCAAAACCAATGCCATCATCTTCTACCATTAGCAGCAGATTGGTGTTTGTATGTGTTATCTGCACTGATATATGACTCGCCTTAGCATATTTTGCAGCATTGCTTAATGCCTCCTGTATCATCCGGTAAACACTTACCTCCAAATTTGAACCGAAAC carries:
- a CDS encoding chemotaxis protein CheW translates to MSVETASVPLSYLSFRLEEETFAVNVAKVLEILEVPYITRVPHTPNYISGIINLRGSVLPVIDTRIRFGLTPTDFTVNTCIVVLQVTIDNQSIVLGALVDSVQEVLQITNEQIKTPPSLGSKYRSEFLLGLVKTEEHFVMLLDMDQVFSAEELTAVSQSGQVD
- a CDS encoding response regulator transcription factor, whose product is MDKPITVVLAEDHSIVRQGIRLILEKDPTIQILGEASDGVQALALIKEFAPQVLVSDIAMPNLNGIELVQQINQLSIQTKVLFLSMQDKEEYIIEAMQQGVLGFLPKSTVGEELVTAIHQIAKGKEYFSESVYNTAFKAIRSLHQRVEIRLTPREKEVLQLLALGLSTKLIADRLVVSEYTISNHRANLLRKLAAQNVAELIRKASELNLLD